The Montipora foliosa isolate CH-2021 chromosome 1, ASM3666993v2, whole genome shotgun sequence DNA segment atggcgttcttttccaaattgaagctcaattatctctgacaaatgcgtggttacccccaattttctttttggataccaagagcacttgctaagttctgctttctccgcttagttttgaaccgcgcaaaaatatccctgtattaataagcaccagcaataggaaatctgagtatctcgagatgcgcagaacgtatgcgcaatagtaggcaccgtccttaaagcggCTCGATCAAAGTGAGATTTTTTTTATGCCCACGCACGTTCTCGGCAACTTCTAGGGGATAGTAAATATAAGGCTTTTTGTCGTACTGCACCGGCAACTTGGACCAACTTTCAAAACCAAATAAAAACTTTATTCTCCTTGAATCAAAGCGCGCTTTTTCAAATTCAAGGATTAAAAGTAACTCTTATGGTCGATCTTAAGAATACTGGGTAAAGCAggtctttatttcttgttttgtgCATTTTTGTAGATTAACATTTGAAGTGCAAAATTGTTTCTACACATACAAACAATGGACACCTGAGCGGAAAATACTAAGCCCCATGTCATTACGTTAATTTTCAGTATTCAATATGCCGCTACAGGGAAACCCTAAACCAGGCAGATTATACGAGTTTCTAACGTTACATTAATGCCAATTAAGCCGTTGAAAAATTCTCTTACGGTTTTAAACAAAATGTTAAGTCTACTGTTAGCCACAACCTTTTCAGTTTCCTAAGTTTTTTTAAGACGCTAACATGTAGCAGAGAAAAATCAAATAGAGGAATCAGTAATTTAATTTGGTGAAATTGCCTCCGAAAAATTACGAAGTCAAAACTTGTAACTACTATTCTTAGTTCAGAGATGGTCAAGTATGGTCTCGTTCAAGTGATCTCCGAACTCAGATCCCCAAACCATCAACGGACCTTAAAGTGCTTTGACCGTCAACTGAAAAGTGAGTTTTTCTATGCCGGGATTTAGCGTCAAAGAATGAAACCTAGCTCTCAGCAGATGAGAAAACAATTTGATCAAACTATCGATATTACGGAGCCACTCCTCATCACGAATTATAGTACATCGGTTCAAAACATACTAGTCTTGGAGCCGAGTATGAGTCTATTACAAAGCAATGATACTAGCTATATGAAATTtatctaaataataataataatatttgatctgctaatcgccctttctcgcagtcggagactgaattactaagggcgcagctcaacgaggtcgggccgaaggagctgtgctgccggctaggcgctcggcccctgaacacgacccatgtatgacctcggagcacagcaccacagcctgatggaataggccgggagtcgattttgaggagggaggaaaaccggagtacccggagaaaaaccctcggagtcagactgagatcgactgaaactcagcccacatacgacccgaggccagagttgaacctgggtcacagaggtgggagggacggttgatgaccactaaaccaccctgacccTAAGATATATCTCTTATCCTTCACCATCACTGCCGTTATTAACAGAATTCGGTGAGAGTGctttgaccgtattccggaataggaatacatggaatagaagacagaaatccttcgtttttacggagattaacattaaaattgtcaaacacctgcttaAATGCTATTTTTAACATATTTCCATTGTCCTCGTCGCTTCAAAACGCTAGACGttccgttttaaatcatcactccacgtattcttattccggaatagggtcaatcgtaCGCAACCTGAATGAAATCTCCATCTTGCACTGATCCGACGCCAGCGTACTTTCGGATTCTCTAGTGTAGCCGGGCTATTGTTAGATCTAGAGGACAAAATGTCGTCAGGAGCGCAGTGCGTCGACAACTGGAGTGAAGTCACGAAAGTGGCAATATCTTGTGACACCCGAACCTTCCTTTTCATCAAGGCACAATTACGCGATAAAACTTTCTTTCGTCTACgaaagctattttctttttcgttttggcGTCCATCATTTGCTTGTCACTATTGTCCCAACTTTGCCCAAAGCAAAGACGCGCCCTCTAAGGGTAAAATTGTTCGCACCAATGAAAGACATTCAACTACGCGTCCAAAGTAAACGGCTTTAAATGCCATCAAAGCCAATTTAATGAACATGTAAGGCCCGTAACGCACTGAAAAAGTGAACGAGAGTATTCTACATATTATCAATGAAATCTCCAAAAATTGTGTACTGCCTACTACAGATTGCCTTATTTTCACGTGACGATTTGTTATCGGTGTGAGCAATTTAAACCCTAGCTGGAGCCTCACTGTCTGAAAGCGAGCCAATGTAAGGTGCATGCGTATTAAGTATGCACCAATACCAGAGATGGAGACTTCATTTTCACGTTATGAAATACAATTTTCGATAGTTTTTCTACCCAGCAGCCTAATGTTTAAGACCTTTTTTGCTTCTAATATGACGTTAAGATCACATGATCCTCTAATGCGTCGCCTCCATATTTTTAGTCACATATTTCTCAAAATcacttttatttatttcgtaTTCAGTTTTTACTTTCCCCAATTCTTCTTTCAGATTTTCAAGATGAGGCGTAAACGATTTTTTGTGCTGCTGTATAATAACTGAGTAGCTAACGCGAAAGCAATTCACTGCTAACTCAACGCCATCTGATAGCAACCCACCTTTCTTAAGGTCCTCGGCAATTTCCTTTAGGGTGTCCTTGGGGATGAAGTAGGCTAGTAAAGCAATGAAAAACGAGAATTAAGGATGGTCCCTACTAAATACAAAGGTACTTTTCCCCAATCAGGATTATATGGAAAAAGACGATCTCACGAACGGCTAATGGGAATTAGCAAATTATTTCTTCACAGATGTTTTGAATTCGCCTTTATATAAATACAAAAATATGTATGAAGATCTTCCTAAATACTTAGCAAATGGTAACATAAAAACTACCTCTGGTACGATTTTCATGACAAAATCGTCGCAACAGCACCAGTAGCCTTCCTGACAGACCTCTCTCCTCTGGTTTCTCGAAAATATTGTCTGAATAGCTTTTCCACACAACCAGAAACTAATCAGGTGCTGAATAGGCTTGCCACTTCAATTTCATAAGATAAAAAGTAGGGGGTAGCATGCAGTTAACAGTTAGTGGTTAGTGATATGCTGCTCTTCCTGTGTTCCTGGTTTTGTCAAGGTTCATTAAACGGAACTTTATCATGGTAGGAAAGTTTTGCTGAGTTAGAGTCAGTAGTAAAtttggcctcagttgttcaaaaggtggataatgctatccaccggataaatcactatctagcggataaacactagcaaagccaattgagttatccagtggatagtgatttatccggcggatagcactatccatcgtttgaacaactggggcctgttgATTACCCCAGTTCCAACCCTAGCACGCACTTGGCGTTTAAACCATGCCTGGTTAACGTGTGCGCACTAACAGAAGTAGGCACTGTTCCAAAGTAATTAtgaacaagacgcctacatgggcgtatccgtggaatgcgcaaacagttaacacaaattgtccagttacagtcaacttcaagtacaggtaaacttcggaaaatggcgagagattaccagaaagataaatcggtaatataacttgaagttgtttgttgtaaaaactcgttgttaatgttactaaatttgcaaatgcaaacaacgaagccctattagcaggttatcaggatacgggattttttatttatttattttttggaaggagactttattcaaaCCCTGCTGTTTTATCTGCttccttaactccattcatcCAAAAAtgacaagatcagccttaaatcattcGAAAAAcctattacaaatcacagttcaacaacttatcatcctgggccagttgttcaaaagccaagtttcaaaacgagttttattctctactcccaaatgctgttcaaggctgatattcaatcttgaaaaacaaaaataagcaaaggaaactgtcaccaaaaagttgaaaacataatcggctttcgaacaaccgggccctgcattcgaagtccggttccgtaatcctggtttagttccttgcaaactgtttaaatctgccatggcgaagacaagaagagaaCATCTGTACTCTactctctcaatgctcaaaaatctaaaaattcCGTATTTGCGTGTTCtctagtccagtccaaagttctaattttacaattccataatcttgatttcattattagagtaacttggtaccaaaggttccacaataacttgaaatctcgttaagaaaaaaggttaaatccagtagtccagtccgggttgagatcgccaaaactctctctatcatcgattcaaaactcaacaaaagctacaagtagtaaatagttctcagaaactacaaaagttcgacATGATTCTACACTTGAgctggcttcaaggctgacatgttgatcatttacaacttctttaatttttgtcaccacaagcttaagcgtgcactctgaacTGCTGAtagctttccaagaccaatgtttcTAAAGTTAAaccctttccagcggggttagtatctggatggggggagtcaaaatatgcgacttacggacaggaacatacgaccaaaaattctattttaacgctcaaaaatgcgaactaagcaaggtacagattttgctagcctgctttatgcaaaacaaatattgacgcaaaagtatataaatattaatttgtagtttttaaggaCAGCAGAAGGAACTtctaggaagtgtcgatcgagaataaaataatttgccatcagcgaaaaacatttggggagatttttgttacgttcaattagagttcaatttttccatcgtacttttggtcgtacaagtaaaatcgcaaaatcgaaagtgacatcgattttagcgcccgcctgtgatcaagttaccttgcgtgtttaatactgacaactcacgaaacaaaggatgcaccTGTGACAAAATTACGgaaagacaccgggtttttgttagtttcctttttttctttcaagtgttacaaAGTTCGacaatttaacacaaagatcacattGTTCACAGTGGTACACACAAGTACGAGGCAAGATCTAGAAGTAACGTAGAATATTATCCTTACCTTTTAAGCTTGccattctcaaagaaaaagcatctgtccactttatcgaatagtttaatactgaatcaatcatggcgggcggaaagattccacacTAAATCTTTGCTTTCATCAAGATTACCGGAAGTGTGttacggtggccgagtggtctaacgcgctcgcAGATAATTGTGAAGATTGGGAAAGAATATGAGTTCTCCTCGGGATAGGGAAGTTTGGACTTACTGGAGGTAATCAATGTAAATGCACCCTATCGcagattaattcaatatccgtggggtatgcacatttgcgGATACGAAGTAAAAGAAACTCAACCTAATTTTTACCGTGGgtgccacaggcatcccacggaATTAATCCTGAATGTGACACAAACCTGTCCAGAACTGccaatcagccaatcagaatcgagtaattttttcatgaatattattataattatcggTAATTGGCAATGGTTGAATATTTCCATGGAAACGATAAACAAACATTGAAAATCGTTAAAATATGAATTTTGCACGAGTCAGGTGTAATATAAAAAGGTTAATACCAATCATCTTAAACTTTGGTGCCATGGCAAGTAGAATATACAAGAACAGAAAAATATCTATGTTGGATTACGAGTAAATCgcaaaaaacatttcaagagaTACCTTTTCAGTAATAATGCTAAATTGGCCCACAGTTAGGCACTGTTTTGATAAAATTGCTTAAAATAATATCAAAAGGTGCCTTGAAGTTATGTTTTGAAGCCATGATAGTTTTGTTGAGTTTCCCAAGGCAATCACTTTCAAGTAATTTTTGACATTCTCAAATTTTCCAATTGCCCATAATTCACTCTGTTTGCctctcaaattttgcataaactattgttgtGAAATGCTCTTGGGAGTTCTGCATATTCCCAACAGCATTTCACAACAATagttcatgcaaaatttgggggaaaaaCTGAGTGAATTATGGGTAACTGGAAAATAGAGAATAGTACCCAGTTTTTAATCCAGCTAGAAGGAACAACATGCCATAGGCAAAAAAGTATGTTCAATAACTGACTTAAAAATTATACCTTCTAAAGGAATCATTTTAACACTGAGGGCGTTGCCAACGACGATGTCTTTGAGTTTTGAATATCGGTCCCGTGCCATGTCTTGCTTTAAGTAGAGAGGcgatttttccaaaaattcTCATCGTGCAAGCATTTATTCGGGAAGGGTTGAAAACATTGAATATGTAAATTGAGGAATTTGTCATCGCAATTACACTTTAGGAGTAACAAACCGCGTTAGGGCTTTGGGAGGTGACGGGAGTATAACAAGCTCGCGGAGACTTGCTGTCAGTCGTTTTTTTTAGGGCTAGTTTCCGTATGATCGCTACGATTATTGCAAAACTGAAAACTTCAGCAATCGGTCATGATCGGTGTGCTTAAATGAAAACCACCTCCCAGCCATCTTATGGAATCAATACCCGACTGTTGGATGAAATTATTGCTAACTATCAAATTTAGAAGTTTTTCTCAGTAACTCATGTACTGGTTCTCTCCTAATCCATTTTTGCTTATACATCGGTTAATGTGATAATGTTCCAGAAAATCATGCCTCGAAGCTAAATTGGGGCCACCTACGATTTTATTTTACATATATTGTCCAAAAAATCATCAGCGCACCTGCACCAATCATCAGCACCACCCCAATTCCATAAGATACGGCTTTAACTGTCATGTCATAGGCTTCCATTTCCAAAGCTATGTCCGACTCCAGCTTGTTGATTTCGTTCTGGGCCTCGTCCAGATACTTCTTACATGCCTCTAACCCACGATCCACTTTGGCTGCATTCATTTCCAAAAAAGCCATCTCCTCATCTGAGATCTCAAAGTGTTTTCCTTTTGCCTCGTATACCTGTCGGTGTAAGCAAATAAGTCAGTATTAATTAGTAATTTatttaatgtccataaaactgGTAATGCTTGCTCAATCTCCCGCGCCAGAGGCTCATACGTGGAGTTTATAGGGACGCTATACAAAATTTCATTGCTCAT contains these protein-coding regions:
- the LOC137973973 gene encoding uncharacterized protein — protein: MADFRSRYQGTVVRRTEIILTEIGERTNETEARLNKLAKISEVAESINEETSRDHHYIELIGKCLTNLLFGPYTVLLARLAHSLSTVKKMENKQKENKLFQLPEVMQKRVDSFKHYLEKAKGRLDGIDKVIDELMEKVYEAKGKHFEISDEEMAFLEMNAAKVDRGLEACKKYLDEAQNEINKLESDIALEMEAYDMTVKAVSYGIGVVLMIGAAYFIPKDTLKEIAEDLKKGGLLSDGVELAVNCFRVSYSVIIQQHKKSFTPHLENLKEELGKVKTEYEINKSDFEKYVTKNMEATH